From Pseudonocardia autotrophica, one genomic window encodes:
- the boxC gene encoding 2,3-epoxybenzoyl-CoA dihydrolase, with translation MTDAGPTTESSDPADSPSVDFDRDPSSYRHWQLEIDPEDPAVAWVRLDVDEAGGIVPGYELKMNSYDLGVDIELYDITQRLRFTHPQVKAVVLTSARDRNFCAGANIRMLAGSPHPWKVNFCKFTNETRNGIEDATEHSGQTWIAAVNGTAAGGGYEMALACENILLIDDNSSTVALPEVPLLGVLPGTGGLTRVTDKRKVRKDRADVFATRSEGFGGRQAVEWKLVDEVVPKRRWDETVRERAVAAARASGRLPAEHGVELPPLQRTETADGIEYSHVRARFDRGRGLVEITVDGPDGGVGSSIERVRELGAEFWPLAMTRQLDDLILRLRSNELELGTWVIRTRGDVEDALAFEKVIEEHSGSDWLVDEIRHYFKRTLKRLDVTSRSLIALIEPGSCFGGALLELALACDRQYMLDGTLDEDDSEQGDEAQIMLTASNFGAFPMGNGVTRLGSRFHGDDDHVAKLRQEIGRRLTARDALDLGLVTDAPDDIDWDDEVRIMLEERASLSPDALTGMEANHRFVGPETMESRIFSRLTAWQNWIFVRPNASGPEGALRKYGTGRRADFDRKRV, from the coding sequence ATGACCGATGCCGGCCCCACCACCGAGTCGAGCGACCCGGCCGACTCCCCCTCGGTCGACTTCGACCGGGATCCGTCGAGCTACCGGCACTGGCAGCTGGAGATCGACCCCGAGGATCCGGCGGTCGCCTGGGTCCGGCTCGACGTCGACGAGGCGGGCGGGATCGTCCCCGGCTACGAGCTGAAGATGAACTCCTACGATCTCGGCGTCGACATCGAGCTCTACGACATCACCCAGCGGCTGCGCTTCACCCATCCGCAGGTCAAGGCCGTCGTGCTGACCAGCGCCCGGGACCGCAACTTCTGCGCCGGAGCGAACATCCGGATGCTCGCCGGCTCACCGCACCCGTGGAAGGTGAACTTCTGCAAGTTCACCAACGAGACCCGCAACGGCATCGAGGACGCGACCGAGCACTCCGGCCAGACCTGGATCGCCGCGGTCAACGGCACCGCGGCCGGCGGCGGCTACGAGATGGCGCTCGCCTGCGAGAACATCCTGCTGATCGACGACAACTCCTCCACCGTCGCACTGCCCGAGGTACCGCTGCTGGGCGTGCTGCCCGGCACCGGCGGCCTCACCCGGGTCACCGACAAGCGCAAGGTCCGCAAGGACCGAGCCGACGTCTTCGCCACCCGGTCCGAGGGGTTCGGCGGACGCCAGGCCGTCGAGTGGAAGCTCGTCGACGAGGTCGTCCCCAAGCGCCGGTGGGACGAGACGGTCCGCGAGCGGGCCGTCGCCGCCGCCCGGGCGTCCGGCCGGCTGCCCGCGGAGCACGGCGTCGAGCTGCCGCCGCTGCAGCGCACCGAGACCGCCGACGGGATCGAGTACTCGCACGTCCGGGCCCGCTTCGACCGCGGCCGCGGGCTGGTCGAGATCACCGTCGACGGCCCGGACGGCGGCGTCGGGTCGTCGATCGAGCGGGTGCGCGAGCTGGGCGCCGAGTTCTGGCCGCTGGCCATGACCCGCCAGCTCGACGACCTGATCCTGCGGCTGCGCTCCAACGAGCTGGAGCTGGGCACCTGGGTGATCCGCACCCGCGGCGACGTCGAGGACGCACTCGCGTTCGAGAAGGTCATCGAGGAGCACTCCGGTTCGGACTGGCTGGTCGACGAGATCCGGCACTACTTCAAGCGCACCCTCAAGCGGCTCGACGTCACGTCCCGGTCGCTGATTGCGCTGATCGAGCCCGGATCCTGCTTCGGCGGCGCGCTGCTGGAGCTGGCGCTGGCCTGCGACCGGCAGTACATGCTCGACGGCACGCTCGACGAGGACGATTCCGAGCAGGGCGACGAGGCCCAGATCATGCTGACGGCGTCGAACTTCGGTGCCTTCCCGATGGGCAACGGCGTGACCCGGCTGGGCTCGCGGTTCCACGGCGACGACGACCACGTCGCCAAGCTGCGCCAGGAGATCGGCCGCCGGCTCACCGCCCGCGACGCCCTCGATCTGGGGCTGGTCACCGACGCGCCGGACGACATCGACTGGGACGACGAGGTCCGGATCATGCTCGAGGAGCGGGCGTCGCTGTCCCCGGACGCGCTGACCGGGATGGAGGCCAATCACCGGTTCGTCGGGCCGGAGACGATGGAGAGCCGCATCTTCTCCCGGCTCACCGCCTGGCAGAACTGGATCTTCGTGCGCCCGAACGCCTCCGGGCCGGAGGGCGCACTGCGCAAGTACGGGACGGGCCGCAGGGCAGACTTCGACCGCAAGCGGGTGTGA
- a CDS encoding GNAT family N-acetyltransferase: protein MDAWEWIPETPASWDGRKAAVLAGLSPSLFGLGQPAIGDALGDEWWRVQDAAGATVAYGRLDESWGDAEILVLVHPDAQRSGVGSFVLSRLEIEAARRGLNYIYNVVPDGHPDPEPVTGWLAAHGFVRNDVGELRKQLPLTAASAAR from the coding sequence GTGGACGCGTGGGAGTGGATCCCGGAGACCCCGGCGAGTTGGGACGGTCGCAAGGCGGCCGTGCTGGCGGGACTGTCGCCGTCGCTGTTCGGCCTGGGACAGCCCGCCATCGGCGATGCGCTCGGTGACGAGTGGTGGCGGGTGCAGGACGCGGCCGGTGCCACCGTCGCCTACGGACGACTGGACGAGTCCTGGGGCGACGCCGAGATCCTGGTACTGGTGCACCCGGACGCGCAGCGCAGCGGAGTCGGATCGTTCGTGCTGTCCCGCCTCGAGATCGAGGCGGCGCGGCGGGGCCTGAACTACATCTACAACGTGGTGCCCGACGGCCACCCCGATCCCGAGCCGGTCACCGGATGGCTCGCGGCGCACGGCTTCGTCCGCAACGACGTCGGCGAGCTCCGCAAGCAGCTCCCGCTCACCGCGGCGTCGGCCGCGCGCTGA
- a CDS encoding acyl-CoA-like ligand-binding transcription factor, giving the protein MEDTPGPGLRERKKRETRDELSRAAVELVGERGWAAVTIDDIAARAGVAPRTFRNYFPTKAAAISGRHVDRMRRVAEALAALPADVPLLPGLLDRVLAEFAQSGPGAPPPDPARIAAVRLMLAEPALQGELARAGALARDELAAAVAARTGTDPEREIYPHLVAAAVDSAVDVAITHCLGAARPVPLVPVLRDALERLTAGLAVPPAPEEQP; this is encoded by the coding sequence ATGGAGGACACGCCCGGCCCCGGGCTGCGGGAGCGCAAGAAGCGGGAGACCCGCGACGAGTTGAGCCGGGCCGCGGTCGAACTGGTCGGCGAGCGGGGCTGGGCCGCGGTCACGATCGACGACATCGCCGCCCGGGCCGGGGTGGCCCCCCGCACCTTCCGCAACTACTTCCCGACGAAGGCGGCCGCGATCTCCGGCCGGCACGTGGACCGGATGCGCCGGGTGGCCGAAGCGCTGGCCGCGCTCCCGGCCGACGTCCCGCTGCTGCCGGGCCTTCTCGACCGGGTCCTGGCGGAGTTCGCGCAGTCCGGGCCGGGCGCCCCGCCGCCCGATCCGGCGCGGATCGCGGCGGTCCGGCTGATGCTGGCCGAGCCCGCGCTGCAGGGGGAACTGGCCCGGGCCGGCGCGCTCGCCCGCGACGAGCTGGCCGCGGCGGTCGCCGCCCGCACCGGAACGGACCCGGAGCGGGAGATCTACCCGCACCTGGTGGCCGCGGCCGTCGACTCCGCGGTGGACGTCGCGATCACGCACTGCCTGGGGGCGGCCCGCCCGGTCCCGCTGGTGCCGGTGCTGCGCGACGCACTCGAACGGCTCACCGCGGGCCTCGCCGTCCCGCCCGCACCCGAGGAGCAGCCATGA
- a CDS encoding benzoate-CoA ligase family protein → MADVVRADQPVPSFNAAAYLTAARVAAGDGERTAVRFPGGSLTYAELTDRVRALAGALRAAGVRPEQRVLLVMPDDVQLYVAILATMWSGAVAVPSSTMLTGRELGVLVRDSRATTVIGGAAFAGALTEAAADAPDLERVVLTGPDRLPSAVESLTWDELLATGDPMPEPHPTWEESQALWLYTSGTTGKPKGAMHRHADIRSVCETYGARVLGIRPGDVCLSVAKLFFAYGIGNSMFFPLSVGACAVLEPSRPDPERYSQLAAEHAATLLFAVPSFWGPLIAAELPRERFATVRLGVSAGEALPVRMFHGVRERYGFEVLDGIGSTEALHIFISNRPGEVVPGSSGFPVPGYEIELRRPDGSVIDEPGEQGMLYVAGDSVCTGYWCRTEVNRQVFQGRWMRTGDQYVRGDDGSWTCLGRADDVLKVGGIWVSPAEVEARLLEHPGLAEAVVVGVPDDDGLDKPVAFVVPRDAAAAPSADELVAFCREGLAAFKRPRLVVAVDELPKTPTGKIQRFRLRERAAGPAAEPEPVV, encoded by the coding sequence ATGGCCGACGTCGTCCGTGCTGACCAGCCCGTTCCTTCGTTCAACGCGGCCGCCTACCTGACCGCCGCCCGGGTGGCGGCGGGGGACGGCGAGCGCACCGCCGTCCGATTTCCGGGCGGATCGCTGACCTACGCCGAGCTCACCGACCGGGTACGCGCGCTGGCCGGCGCGCTGCGTGCCGCAGGCGTCCGGCCGGAACAGCGGGTGCTGCTGGTGATGCCCGACGACGTGCAGCTCTACGTCGCGATCCTCGCCACCATGTGGTCCGGCGCGGTCGCCGTGCCGTCGTCGACGATGCTGACCGGCCGGGAGCTCGGCGTCCTGGTCCGGGACTCGCGGGCGACCACGGTGATCGGCGGTGCCGCGTTCGCCGGTGCGCTCACCGAGGCCGCCGCCGACGCCCCCGACCTGGAACGGGTGGTGCTCACCGGCCCGGACCGGCTCCCGTCCGCGGTCGAGTCGCTGACCTGGGACGAGCTGCTCGCCACCGGGGATCCGATGCCGGAGCCGCACCCGACGTGGGAGGAGTCGCAGGCGCTGTGGCTCTACACCTCGGGCACCACCGGCAAGCCCAAGGGCGCGATGCACCGGCACGCCGACATCCGCTCGGTGTGCGAGACCTACGGCGCCCGGGTGCTCGGCATCCGGCCGGGCGACGTCTGCCTGTCGGTCGCCAAGCTGTTCTTCGCCTACGGCATCGGCAACTCGATGTTCTTCCCGCTGTCGGTGGGGGCCTGCGCGGTGCTGGAGCCGTCGCGGCCCGATCCGGAGCGGTACTCGCAGCTGGCGGCCGAGCACGCGGCGACGCTGCTCTTCGCGGTCCCCAGCTTCTGGGGCCCGCTGATCGCCGCCGAGCTGCCGCGGGAGCGGTTCGCGACGGTGCGCCTGGGCGTCTCGGCGGGCGAGGCGCTGCCGGTGCGGATGTTCCACGGCGTCCGGGAACGCTACGGCTTCGAGGTGCTCGACGGCATCGGCTCCACCGAGGCGCTGCACATCTTCATCTCCAATCGGCCCGGCGAGGTGGTTCCGGGCAGCTCCGGGTTCCCGGTGCCCGGCTACGAGATCGAGCTGCGCCGCCCGGACGGCAGCGTGATCGACGAGCCCGGTGAGCAGGGCATGCTCTACGTGGCGGGCGACTCGGTCTGCACCGGCTACTGGTGCCGCACCGAGGTGAACCGGCAGGTCTTCCAGGGCCGGTGGATGCGCACGGGTGATCAGTACGTGCGCGGCGACGACGGCTCCTGGACCTGCCTGGGCCGGGCCGACGACGTCCTCAAGGTCGGTGGCATCTGGGTCTCCCCCGCCGAGGTGGAGGCCCGGCTGCTGGAGCACCCCGGGCTGGCCGAGGCGGTCGTCGTCGGGGTCCCGGACGACGACGGCCTGGACAAGCCGGTCGCATTCGTGGTGCCCCGCGACGCCGCGGCCGCCCCGTCGGCGGACGAGCTGGTGGCGTTCTGCCGGGAGGGACTGGCGGCGTTCAAGCGGCCGCGGCTGGTCGTCGCCGTGGACGAGCTGCCGAAGACCCCGACCGGGAAGATCCAGCGGTTCCGGCTCCGCGAGCGGGCGGCCGGGCCGGCCGCGGAGCCGGAGCCGGTGGTCTGA
- a CDS encoding AAA family ATPase, producing the protein MPVVGLDREREVLTVALATGRHVVLEGPPGTGKSTLLHAIARDSGRRMVFVEGNAELTPARLVGAYDPAQVLAEGYTPAAFVDGPLLTALREDGLLYLEEMNRVPEETLNVLITVLTEGEISVPRFGTVTAGPGFRLIAAMNPFDAVGTARVSQAIADRMCRVVLGYQPEDAERRITEAVTGRPAPAVALAVALTRRTRGHADVRMGSSVRGAIDLAHVLTGLAELRGEDPPARETARDALHAALSGRIRIADGVDRAPESVLDEILDDVWPPESDAPPEQPDPAEETDGDQGKADGPAPADGAPGSSSEPGPQRPGRTGRPPRGPRTLGRDQLASRHEGFEEVSPGLGELDAGAFDDALARDPEAAAALLADLAVATDAELRARARRIAGRVFLRLGRVGPARSRGTRRLGPRRGGHGDLDLDRTLDGWHPGSGPPRPEDLITRDWTAHRRAICLVVDVSGSMQGEAVALAAVAAAGVVLACTNGGAGGTAQDPGVLAFGSGVQTLARHGVPRPAQDLVAELVALRGHGTTDLAAALRAASAQLAGAVAEERTVVLLSDCLHTAGDDPLGALAGIDRLHVLLPAPGGPDADARRAAGALAARGGGLCVPVARLGDVGAALTRVLT; encoded by the coding sequence GTGCCCGTGGTCGGGCTGGACCGCGAGCGCGAGGTGCTCACGGTCGCCCTCGCCACCGGCAGGCACGTGGTGCTGGAGGGTCCGCCGGGCACCGGCAAGTCGACCCTGCTGCACGCGATCGCCCGCGACTCCGGACGCCGGATGGTGTTCGTCGAGGGCAACGCCGAGCTGACCCCGGCCCGGCTGGTCGGCGCCTATGACCCGGCGCAGGTGCTCGCCGAGGGCTACACCCCGGCGGCGTTCGTCGACGGTCCGCTGCTCACCGCGCTGCGCGAGGACGGCCTGCTCTACCTCGAGGAGATGAACCGGGTCCCCGAGGAGACGCTGAACGTGCTGATCACGGTGCTCACCGAGGGCGAGATCAGCGTCCCACGGTTCGGCACGGTCACCGCGGGCCCCGGCTTCCGGCTGATCGCGGCGATGAACCCGTTCGACGCCGTCGGCACCGCCCGGGTGAGCCAGGCGATCGCCGACCGGATGTGCCGGGTGGTGCTCGGCTACCAGCCCGAGGACGCCGAGCGCCGGATCACCGAGGCGGTCACCGGGCGCCCGGCCCCGGCCGTCGCACTCGCCGTGGCGCTGACCCGGCGCACCCGCGGGCACGCCGACGTCCGGATGGGCTCGTCGGTCCGCGGCGCCATCGACCTCGCGCACGTCCTGACCGGGCTGGCCGAGCTGCGCGGCGAGGACCCGCCTGCCCGGGAGACCGCGCGCGACGCCCTGCACGCCGCGCTGTCCGGCCGGATCCGGATCGCCGACGGCGTCGACCGCGCCCCGGAATCGGTGCTCGACGAGATCCTCGACGACGTGTGGCCGCCGGAATCCGACGCCCCGCCCGAACAGCCCGATCCGGCTGAGGAGACGGACGGTGATCAGGGAAAAGCAGACGGCCCGGCGCCCGCTGACGGCGCGCCGGGCTCCTCGTCGGAACCCGGGCCGCAGCGGCCCGGCCGGACCGGCCGTCCGCCGCGCGGCCCGCGCACGCTGGGCCGGGACCAGCTGGCGTCGCGGCACGAGGGATTCGAGGAGGTCTCGCCGGGGCTCGGCGAGCTCGACGCCGGCGCGTTCGACGACGCGCTGGCCCGCGATCCCGAGGCGGCCGCCGCGCTGCTCGCCGATCTCGCCGTCGCCACCGACGCGGAGCTGCGCGCCAGGGCCCGGCGGATCGCCGGCCGGGTGTTCCTGCGGCTCGGCCGGGTCGGGCCGGCCCGCTCGCGCGGCACCCGACGGCTCGGGCCGCGGCGCGGTGGGCACGGTGATCTCGACCTGGACCGCACCCTCGACGGCTGGCACCCGGGCAGCGGCCCGCCGCGCCCGGAGGACCTCATCACCCGGGACTGGACCGCGCACCGCCGGGCGATCTGCCTGGTCGTCGACGTGTCCGGGTCGATGCAGGGCGAGGCGGTCGCGCTCGCCGCGGTCGCCGCGGCCGGCGTGGTGCTGGCCTGCACGAACGGCGGCGCCGGAGGCACCGCGCAGGATCCGGGGGTGCTCGCCTTCGGCTCCGGGGTGCAGACACTGGCGAGGCACGGCGTGCCACGCCCGGCGCAGGATCTGGTCGCCGAGCTCGTCGCGCTGCGCGGGCACGGCACGACCGATCTCGCCGCCGCGCTGCGCGCCGCGTCCGCACAGCTGGCCGGCGCGGTCGCCGAGGAGCGGACCGTCGTACTGCTCTCGGACTGCCTGCACACCGCGGGCGACGACCCGCTCGGCGCCCTCGCCGGGATCGACCGCCTGCACGTGCTGCTGCCCGCCCCCGGCGGCCCGGACGCCGACGCGCGCCGCGCCGCCGGTGCACTCGCCGCCCGCGGCGGTGGCCTCTGTGTGCCGGTGGCCCGGCTCGGCGACGTCGGCGCCGCGCTGACCCGCGTCCTGACCTGA
- a CDS encoding PIG-L family deacetylase, which produces MGTLVSFHAHPDDESIGTAGTLAKAAALGHRVVLVFATRGELGEPVPGVLADGEQLSVRRSAECHESAKVLGVARVEFLGYVDSGMMGEPSNDAPYCFWQAPVEHAAKRLALILEEEEADVLTTYDDNGGYGHPDHIQVHRVGARAGELAGVPVVAQNTTNRDWLMRGMRGLRKERGADFELPDITDDPSFGKPESEITHRVEAVEYAETKRASMRAHASQMGPEHFMLTMPDPVFAMGLGTEFFIVASPPNPASTPEIWTEVFEPLHSG; this is translated from the coding sequence GTGGGGACACTGGTCAGCTTCCATGCCCATCCCGATGACGAGTCGATCGGCACCGCGGGCACTCTCGCCAAGGCAGCCGCGCTCGGGCACCGGGTGGTGCTCGTGTTCGCGACCCGAGGCGAGCTCGGCGAGCCCGTCCCGGGGGTGCTCGCCGACGGTGAGCAGCTCTCGGTGCGGCGTTCCGCGGAGTGCCACGAGTCCGCGAAGGTGCTCGGCGTCGCCCGCGTCGAGTTCCTCGGCTACGTCGACTCCGGGATGATGGGCGAGCCGTCCAACGACGCGCCGTACTGCTTCTGGCAGGCCCCGGTGGAGCACGCGGCCAAGCGGCTCGCGCTGATCCTCGAGGAGGAGGAGGCCGACGTCCTCACCACCTACGACGACAACGGCGGCTACGGGCACCCGGACCACATCCAGGTGCACCGGGTGGGTGCCCGCGCCGGCGAGCTGGCCGGGGTGCCGGTCGTCGCGCAGAACACCACGAACCGGGACTGGCTGATGCGCGGCATGCGGGGACTGCGCAAGGAGCGCGGCGCCGACTTCGAGCTGCCCGACATCACCGACGATCCGTCGTTCGGCAAGCCGGAGTCCGAGATCACGCACCGGGTCGAGGCCGTCGAGTACGCCGAGACGAAGCGGGCGTCGATGCGGGCGCACGCCAGTCAGATGGGCCCCGAGCACTTCATGCTGACGATGCCCGATCCGGTCTTCGCGATGGGGCTGGGCACCGAGTTCTTCATCGTGGCGAGCCCGCCGAACCCGGCGTCAACGCCGGAGATCTGGACCGAGGTGTTCGAGCCGCTACACAGCGGGTGA
- a CDS encoding acyltransferase family protein, protein MTTPNAGRTGTRREPAWDALRIGFVLLVVTYHATHLGPELHPELIERRFSFDHQVGASLLLVVSAYFACATLGRHSAGRYWWARVARLLPAFLVVVPVAWLTLHLLGPADWGDPPAHQILTNWLMLGNWDDVRYPWLDPAYWTLPLQLMAFTAAAVLSTTRWGTGPRLRVLLWTLLLVPLLLWPLRAAPGGLSDPPWWYGVVVDGLGFHRLHLFVAGIAIWLWSTRRMGPAHALALLTLCGAAQFLHSFAPGPDGTLEIDVVAVAGVCTGIAVVALASRLPNPGSWTPAPLAVALRRLAGISYGVYLVHQTIGYVLMRRLQDVGVGPMLQSAAMLGSALALGWLLTRLVERPAHGALMSAWDRLTARGSRSSPAV, encoded by the coding sequence GTGACGACGCCGAACGCCGGACGCACCGGCACCCGCCGCGAGCCCGCATGGGACGCGTTGCGGATCGGGTTCGTCCTGCTCGTGGTGACCTATCACGCCACCCACCTGGGGCCCGAGCTGCATCCCGAGCTGATCGAACGCAGGTTCTCCTTCGATCACCAGGTCGGCGCCAGCCTGCTGCTGGTCGTCTCGGCCTACTTCGCCTGCGCCACCCTGGGCAGGCACTCCGCAGGCCGGTACTGGTGGGCCCGGGTGGCCCGGCTGCTGCCCGCGTTCCTGGTGGTGGTGCCGGTGGCGTGGCTGACGCTGCACCTGCTGGGCCCCGCGGACTGGGGCGACCCGCCGGCCCACCAGATCCTCACCAACTGGCTGATGCTCGGGAACTGGGACGACGTCCGCTACCCGTGGCTCGACCCGGCCTACTGGACGTTGCCGCTGCAGCTGATGGCCTTCACCGCTGCGGCCGTGCTGAGCACCACCCGCTGGGGCACCGGCCCGCGGCTGCGGGTGCTGCTGTGGACGCTGCTGCTGGTGCCGCTGCTGTTGTGGCCGCTGCGGGCCGCTCCGGGTGGGCTCTCCGATCCGCCGTGGTGGTACGGGGTCGTCGTCGACGGTCTCGGTTTCCACCGGCTGCACCTGTTCGTCGCCGGGATCGCGATCTGGCTCTGGTCGACCCGCCGGATGGGCCCGGCGCACGCACTGGCACTGCTCACGCTGTGCGGTGCGGCCCAGTTCCTGCACAGTTTCGCGCCCGGGCCGGACGGCACGCTGGAGATCGACGTCGTCGCCGTCGCCGGGGTGTGCACGGGCATCGCGGTGGTCGCGCTGGCGTCCCGGCTGCCGAACCCGGGCTCGTGGACGCCGGCCCCGCTCGCGGTCGCGCTGCGCAGGCTGGCCGGCATCTCCTACGGCGTCTACCTGGTGCACCAGACGATCGGCTACGTGCTGATGCGGCGGCTGCAGGACGTCGGCGTCGGGCCGATGCTGCAGTCGGCGGCGATGCTGGGCAGCGCGCTGGCGCTGGGCTGGTTGCTCACCCGGCTCGTCGAGCGGCCGGCCCACGGCGCCCTGATGAGCGCCTGGGACCGGCTCACCGCGCGGGGTTCGCGCAGCTCACCCGCTGTGTAG
- the ctaD gene encoding aa3-type cytochrome oxidase subunit I: protein MTAVEPKPISTRQYPARREGKGSTFLRMLRTTDPKDIAILYMVTSFGFFAVGGVMALLIRAELARPELQFLSTEQYNQLFTMHGTIMLLLFATPIVFGFANYIVPLQIGAPDVAFPRLNSFSYWLFLFGGLIVLSGFLTPGGAADFGWFAYTPLSDAVRSPGPGGDLWIMGLVVSGLGTILGGVNFITTIVCMRAPGMTMFRMPIFTWNIFITAILILIAFPILTAALLGLAADRHLGANVFNPENGGVVLWQHLFWFFGHPEVYIVALPFFGIVSEIFPVFARKPIFGYKGLIFATIAIAALSIAVWAHHMYATGAVMLAFFSFTTFLIAIPTGVKFVNWIGTLWKGKITYETPMLFSVGFLVTFLFGGLTGILLAMPPVDFHVSDSYFVVAHFHYVLYGTIVFATFGGIYFWFPKMTGRFLDETLGKIHFWLTFLGFHLTFLVQHWLGNEGFPRRYADYLPSDGFTTLNTISSIGAFILGASTLPFIYNVFKSYRFGRICDVDDPWGFGNSLEWATSSPPPRHNFTELPRIRSERPAFDLHYPHLVEKARAEAHVGGRAHPTEVLAQEVGKESMPDDDPKSS from the coding sequence GTGACAGCCGTCGAGCCGAAGCCGATCTCGACACGCCAGTATCCGGCGCGGCGAGAGGGCAAGGGGTCCACGTTCCTCAGGATGCTGAGGACGACGGATCCCAAGGACATCGCGATCCTCTACATGGTCACGTCGTTCGGCTTCTTCGCCGTCGGCGGCGTGATGGCTCTGCTGATCCGCGCCGAGCTCGCGCGACCGGAGCTGCAGTTCCTCTCGACCGAGCAGTACAACCAGCTGTTCACCATGCACGGCACGATCATGCTGCTGCTGTTCGCGACGCCGATCGTGTTCGGCTTCGCGAACTACATCGTGCCGCTGCAGATCGGCGCGCCCGACGTGGCGTTCCCGCGGCTGAACTCGTTCTCCTACTGGCTGTTCCTGTTCGGCGGTCTGATCGTCCTCTCCGGGTTCCTGACCCCGGGTGGCGCCGCCGACTTCGGCTGGTTCGCCTACACCCCGCTGTCCGACGCGGTCCGCTCGCCCGGGCCCGGCGGGGACCTGTGGATCATGGGCCTGGTGGTCTCCGGCCTGGGCACGATCCTGGGTGGCGTCAACTTCATCACCACGATCGTCTGCATGCGCGCCCCCGGCATGACGATGTTCCGGATGCCGATCTTCACCTGGAACATCTTCATCACCGCGATCCTCATCCTGATCGCGTTCCCGATCCTGACCGCGGCGCTGCTGGGCCTGGCCGCCGACCGGCACCTCGGGGCGAACGTGTTCAACCCGGAGAACGGCGGCGTGGTGCTCTGGCAGCACCTGTTCTGGTTCTTCGGCCACCCCGAGGTCTACATCGTGGCGCTGCCCTTCTTCGGCATCGTCTCGGAGATCTTCCCGGTGTTCGCCCGCAAGCCGATCTTCGGCTACAAGGGCCTGATCTTCGCGACGATCGCGATCGCGGCGCTGTCGATCGCGGTGTGGGCGCACCACATGTACGCGACCGGCGCGGTGATGCTGGCCTTCTTCTCCTTCACGACCTTCCTGATCGCCATCCCGACCGGCGTGAAGTTCGTGAACTGGATCGGCACCCTGTGGAAGGGCAAGATCACCTACGAGACACCGATGCTGTTCTCGGTCGGCTTCCTGGTGACGTTCCTGTTCGGTGGCCTGACCGGCATCCTGCTCGCGATGCCGCCGGTGGACTTCCACGTCTCGGACAGCTACTTCGTGGTCGCGCACTTCCACTACGTGCTCTACGGCACGATCGTCTTCGCGACGTTCGGCGGCATCTACTTCTGGTTCCCGAAGATGACCGGCCGGTTCCTCGACGAGACGCTCGGCAAGATCCACTTCTGGCTGACGTTCCTCGGGTTCCACCTCACGTTCCTGGTGCAGCACTGGCTGGGCAACGAGGGCTTCCCCCGCCGGTACGCCGACTACCTGCCGTCCGACGGCTTCACCACGCTGAACACGATCTCCTCGATCGGCGCGTTCATCCTGGGTGCCTCGACGCTGCCGTTCATCTACAACGTGTTCAAGAGCTACCGTTTCGGCCGGATCTGCGACGTCGACGACCCGTGGGGCTTCGGCAACTCGCTGGAGTGGGCGACCTCGTCGCCGCCGCCGCGGCACAACTTCACCGAGCTGCCGCGCATCCGGTCCGAGCGTCCCGCGTTCGATCTGCACTACCCGCACCTGGTCGAGAAGGCGCGCGCCGAGGCGCACGTCGGCGGCCGGGCACATCCGACCGAGGTCCTGGCGCAGGAGGTCGGCAAGGAGTCCATGCCGGACGACGACCCCAAGTCCAGCTGA